In Haloimpatiens massiliensis, the following are encoded in one genomic region:
- a CDS encoding SPOR domain-containing protein, with product MKYTRYNIKKKPNKSFIAIILLAVSLILIVIGNGKENKLVDKNKKNPSNQVSVKEQTNKDEKNFYAIQCGAFLSKEYADTLVKTLKPYGNSFIVKIDDKYKVILGVYNEKDINKIVDTLNKKEIQNNKINYKIKDEDLCNKEIIELINANLDVLSRFSDKDVKAYNTERLKKWSNSLKAVDGKSKNIQVLKSLKDYVNKLPEKIVREQVPSGYNLIYNCLNSIK from the coding sequence ATGAAATACACTAGATATAATATTAAGAAAAAGCCTAATAAGAGTTTTATTGCAATAATATTATTGGCAGTTTCTTTAATATTAATAGTTATAGGAAACGGTAAGGAGAATAAATTAGTTGATAAAAACAAAAAAAATCCATCTAATCAAGTTAGTGTTAAAGAACAAACTAATAAAGATGAAAAAAATTTTTATGCTATTCAATGCGGAGCTTTTTTAAGTAAGGAATATGCAGATACTTTGGTAAAGACGTTGAAACCTTATGGAAATTCTTTTATAGTAAAAATAGATGATAAATATAAAGTTATATTAGGAGTATATAATGAGAAAGATATAAATAAGATAGTTGATACTTTAAATAAGAAGGAAATTCAAAACAATAAAATAAATTATAAAATTAAAGATGAAGATCTTTGCAATAAAGAAATTATTGAACTTATAAATGCTAATTTAGACGTTTTAAGTCGGTTCTCAGATAAAGATGTAAAGGCATATAATACCGAGAGATTAAAAAAATGGAGTAATTCCTTAAAGGCTGTAGATGGTAAAAGTAAAAATATACAGGTGCTAAAATCTCTTAAAGACTATGTGAACAAGCTCCCAGAGAAAATAGTTAGAGAACAAGTTCCTTCAGGATACAATTTAATATATAATTGCCTTAATTCTATAAAATAA
- a CDS encoding Maf-like protein translates to MNLVLASSSPRRKEILQKITKNFTVIVSDFEENAVKYQGDIKWYVKELSKGKAKAVSMDLKNKALVIGCDTVVSLQGNILGKPKNEQEAFSMLKSLSGKWHEVYSGVTLIETETDKILSECVCTKVKFSNISDEDIQKYIQTKEPMDKAGAYGIQGFAGVFVEKIEGCYYNVVGLPLNKLNSMMRDIGVNLL, encoded by the coding sequence TTGAATTTAGTTTTAGCATCATCATCCCCAAGAAGAAAAGAAATATTACAGAAAATAACCAAGAATTTTACTGTTATTGTCAGTGATTTTGAAGAAAATGCAGTAAAATATCAAGGTGATATTAAATGGTATGTAAAGGAATTATCTAAGGGCAAGGCGAAAGCTGTAAGTATGGACTTAAAAAATAAAGCTTTAGTAATTGGATGTGATACAGTAGTGTCCCTCCAAGGAAATATTTTAGGTAAACCTAAGAATGAACAAGAGGCTTTTTCTATGCTTAAATCCTTAAGTGGAAAATGGCATGAGGTTTATTCTGGAGTTACTCTTATAGAGACTGAAACTGATAAAATTTTAAGCGAGTGTGTGTGCACAAAGGTTAAATTTAGTAATATATCAGATGAGGATATTCAAAAGTATATACAAACTAAAGAACCAATGGATAAAGCAGGCGCATATGGAATACAGGGATTCGCAGGAGTTTTCGTGGAGAAAATAGAAGGATGCTACTACAATGTAGTAGGGTTGCCTTTAAATAAATTGAATTCTATGATGAGGGATATTGGGGTAAATTTATTATAG
- the radC gene encoding RadC family protein produces MDLPENERPRERLLRYGPEALSNAELLAIILRTGYKSENIIALSNRILKNSSGLNGLLSMDAEECMTMKGIGKVKASQILALAEISRRFKSYKSGDEYKISSPSDVTNLLMEEMRCLKKEYLKVIMLNIKNVILSIKDISIGSLNSSIVHPREVFTEAIRKHSASIILCHNHPSGDPSPSAEDINVTRRIKECSKILGIDFLDHIIIGNGIYISLKEKGIM; encoded by the coding sequence ATGGATTTACCTGAAAATGAAAGGCCGAGGGAGAGATTATTAAGGTATGGACCAGAAGCATTATCAAATGCAGAATTATTGGCTATAATACTAAGAACAGGCTATAAATCAGAGAATATTATAGCATTAAGCAATAGAATATTAAAAAACAGTAGTGGATTAAATGGCTTGTTGAGTATGGATGCCGAAGAATGCATGACAATGAAGGGAATTGGTAAGGTCAAGGCTTCTCAAATTTTAGCTTTAGCAGAAATTTCTCGGAGATTTAAATCTTACAAATCAGGCGATGAGTATAAAATATCATCACCAAGTGATGTAACGAATTTGCTTATGGAAGAAATGAGATGTCTAAAAAAAGAATACTTAAAAGTTATAATGTTAAACATTAAGAATGTAATTTTAAGTATTAAAGATATATCTATAGGAAGTCTTAATTCTTCTATTGTTCATCCAAGAGAAGTTTTTACGGAGGCTATAAGAAAACATAGTGCGTCTATAATATTATGCCACAATCATCCGTCAGGAGATCCGTCTCCTAGCGCAGAGGACATAAATGTTACTAGACGTATAAAAGAGTGTAGCAAAATACTGGGAATTGATTTCTTAGACCATATAATAATAGGAAATGGGATTTACATCAGTTTAAAAGAAAAAGGAATTATGTAA
- a CDS encoding rod shape-determining protein — protein sequence MGFFGISKDMGIDLGTANTLVYIKGKGIVLSEPSVVAINNINKKVLAVGEEAKQMIGRTPGNIVAIRPLKDGVIADFDVTEEMLRSFINKVSAKSAFSTPRIVVCFPSGVTEVERRAIHEATNRAGAREVHLMEEPMAAAIGAGLPVNEPTGSMVVDIGGGTTEVAIISLGGIVTSKSLRIAGDELDHSIINYIKKQYNLMIGERTAENIKIEVGSAFKTSDEVRTMEIRGRDLITGLPKVVEINEEEVREALSEPIASIIDSIKTTLEKTPPELAADIMDKGIMLTGGGALLRGIDDLINHETHMPVKIAESPLECVAIGAGMALANIDKMNKRG from the coding sequence ATGGGTTTTTTTGGAATTTCAAAAGATATGGGAATAGATTTAGGAACAGCAAATACTTTAGTTTATATTAAAGGAAAGGGAATTGTTTTGAGTGAACCTTCAGTGGTTGCAATAAACAATATAAATAAAAAGGTTTTAGCAGTAGGTGAAGAGGCTAAACAGATGATTGGTAGAACACCAGGAAATATAGTTGCAATAAGACCACTTAAAGATGGTGTTATTGCGGATTTTGATGTTACAGAAGAAATGCTTAGAAGCTTTATAAATAAGGTTAGTGCTAAAAGTGCATTTTCTACACCAAGAATAGTTGTATGCTTCCCATCAGGAGTTACTGAGGTGGAGAGAAGAGCCATACACGAAGCTACAAATCGTGCAGGTGCTAGAGAAGTTCACCTAATGGAGGAGCCAATGGCAGCAGCAATTGGTGCAGGTCTTCCGGTTAACGAACCAACAGGAAGTATGGTGGTAGATATAGGTGGGGGAACTACAGAAGTAGCAATTATTTCTTTAGGAGGAATAGTTACAAGTAAATCCTTGAGAATAGCAGGGGATGAATTGGATCATTCCATAATTAATTACATAAAGAAACAGTATAATTTAATGATAGGTGAAAGAACTGCTGAAAATATAAAAATAGAAGTTGGTTCTGCTTTTAAAACTTCAGATGAAGTAAGAACTATGGAAATAAGAGGAAGAGATCTTATAACAGGACTTCCAAAAGTAGTTGAGATAAATGAAGAAGAAGTAAGAGAAGCTTTATCAGAGCCAATTGCGTCTATAATAGATTCTATTAAAACTACTCTTGAAAAGACACCACCAGAATTAGCGGCAGACATTATGGATAAAGGTATTATGCTTACTGGTGGAGGAGCACTATTAAGAGGAATTGATGATTTGATAAATCATGAAACACATATGCCAGTAAAAATTGCAGAATCGCCATTAGAATGTGTTGCTATTGGAGCAGGGATGGCTCTTGCCAATATAGACAAAATGAATAAAAGAGGATAA
- the mreC gene encoding rod shape-determining protein MreC, which yields MKLFKKKLTVAIIVLSVAFLGLIGYSAKREKISAIENGVGVTLNSVQKFIYDVCYEVKNSIGFLKNFSEVKEENKKLEKENGELKDKLTRQFMLKDENERLKKMLDYKDQNSEYSYLGCSIIGKSGSDYLNGFMINRGKKDGIERRMAVVNSFGLVGQVTSVADNYAVVQTIENENIAVGGYVVGTKENTGIVKGYKDKNNKLFARLHYLPMDSKVKVGDEVLTGLVDVSSKDVQPGVYPKGIRIGKIVSIETDKGKMMKNAVIKPYVDFNKLEELFILIPKESRKIK from the coding sequence ATGAAGCTCTTTAAGAAGAAACTGACAGTCGCAATTATTGTGCTGTCAGTTGCATTTTTAGGACTAATAGGCTACTCTGCAAAGAGAGAAAAGATTTCTGCAATAGAAAATGGCGTAGGCGTAACTTTAAATTCTGTACAAAAATTTATATATGATGTTTGCTATGAAGTTAAAAATTCTATTGGATTTTTAAAAAATTTTTCCGAAGTTAAAGAAGAAAATAAAAAACTAGAAAAAGAAAATGGAGAGCTAAAAGATAAACTTACTAGACAATTTATGTTAAAAGATGAAAATGAAAGATTAAAAAAGATGTTAGATTATAAAGATCAAAATTCAGAGTATAGTTATTTGGGATGTAGTATAATAGGTAAAAGCGGAAGTGATTATTTAAATGGCTTCATGATCAATAGAGGTAAAAAGGATGGAATAGAGAGAAGAATGGCAGTAGTAAATTCCTTTGGGTTAGTAGGTCAAGTTACTTCTGTTGCAGATAACTATGCTGTGGTACAAACTATTGAAAATGAAAATATTGCAGTAGGTGGATATGTAGTAGGCACTAAAGAAAACACTGGAATAGTAAAAGGGTATAAGGATAAAAACAACAAGCTTTTTGCAAGATTACATTACTTACCTATGGATTCTAAGGTTAAAGTAGGAGATGAAGTGTTGACAGGACTTGTTGATGTGTCCTCAAAGGATGTACAGCCAGGTGTATACCCAAAGGGAATAAGAATAGGCAAAATAGTAAGTATTGAAACTGATAAGGGTAAAATGATGAAAAATGCTGTAATTAAACCTTATGTAGATTTTAATAAATTAGAAGAATTGTTTATTTTGATTCCTAAAGAGTCCAGAAAGATAAAATAA
- the mreD gene encoding rod shape-determining protein MreD produces MKRIITVFALSIVFLILDNTLMPFINIRGFYPSLLFVFAVCYSIALDEHSALKVGILSGALQDIYFQGVFGINCFVNMIICLLVAQVGKIIFKEKKFIPILSIFISSILKGALIYCFAYIFKFHMEPMKIIFTSIYNMGVGIFLYAYVYKLSTKEYMRKDWKF; encoded by the coding sequence ATGAAAAGAATAATAACAGTGTTTGCTTTATCCATAGTATTTTTAATATTAGATAATACTTTAATGCCTTTTATTAATATCAGAGGGTTTTATCCTAGTTTACTTTTTGTATTTGCAGTATGCTATTCTATAGCATTGGATGAACATTCTGCTTTAAAAGTAGGTATATTATCAGGAGCTCTTCAGGATATATATTTTCAAGGTGTTTTTGGAATAAATTGCTTTGTAAATATGATTATTTGTTTATTAGTGGCACAAGTTGGCAAAATTATATTTAAAGAAAAGAAGTTTATACCTATTTTATCTATATTTATATCTAGTATATTAAAGGGAGCTTTAATATACTGTTTTGCCTATATATTTAAGTTTCATATGGAGCCTATGAAGATTATATTCACAAGCATTTATAATATGGGAGTAGGTATATTTCTATATGCCTATGTATATAAGCTTTCTACTAAAGAATATATGAGAAAAGATTGGAAGTTTTAG
- a CDS encoding penicillin-binding transpeptidase domain-containing protein yields MQNKKKKNKFTRYTALIVCNIMIITAIASRLVYLQIVKADEYKVRADSNYIRDISTPAPRGDITDRNGIILATSKQSFNLTYMETKETEKVFFDTMKTVFKILDENNEIQENDFPLKINPFRFEFNAVKARDREWLELRFKKDIGLDEREAKTLYKKKYSELDKEKDADKIKNVNDRVMKISPKETFEYLAKEYGIDKQNLSLEEGLRYMIVKNAVKMQNFSGYKPVTIAKNIKRETAFKFYERLNELPGIDVGNEPIRYYPHEELASSVIGYMSKISAMDEDRYKEKGYDPSVDYIGTAGIESVFENRLRGSKGQRTVKVNKYGRIVEELFKKSPYQGENVKLTIDAKIQNVAEKAMDDTLKELRKNPRPDPTDSDIYTANATRGAAVAVDIKTGEILALVSRPGFDPNIFTIPGKLNDETMKRYFNPDLSEFGKDYIKRMGLASGESNIEKKLNELFPLDNTIKDNKTIRQDKYDIVPKSFYNYATYGLTPPGSTFKPLTAIAGLEDGVIDVNTTVNDTGTFEKYNGKWHCWKLSGHGVIGVVGALKQSCNYFFYNIGSLLYEKYKGTSLEKAFNTLQKYAQKYGLGNYTGIEIPEKKGQVYNYKDSIENKTIMHYYNARDRLKAGYEANRRIKFTPIDINVREETEDANVTQIKKDIMKTIKDAVGSDYDLKAKAQNSVKYTKELNNNLKRLVDTYDKNTKSKYTKEEIEKAASAIIDYCIWDANTEIYTPGNIINASIGQGDHNFTPVQLASYAATIANGGHRYELHLFKNAYDEEGNVIEEKKPKVVDEINLKPSTDQAVKEGMKAVTGEGGTATKAFDGFPIKTAGKTGTATFSAKEKEFGRSAFAVYVGYAPAENPEIAVAVVGFDSGHGGYVAPVARAIYEQYFSERLKKEYPSYVPKHNYPLKIDKNDVNTLEKDNKNDNSNSKNKDSKQDETVKKEGN; encoded by the coding sequence ATGCAAAACAAGAAGAAAAAAAATAAATTTACAAGATATACTGCATTAATAGTTTGCAATATTATGATCATAACTGCAATTGCATCTAGGTTAGTGTATTTGCAAATAGTTAAAGCAGATGAATATAAAGTAAGAGCTGATAGTAATTATATAAGAGATATATCTACTCCAGCACCTAGAGGCGATATTACTGATAGAAATGGTATTATTTTAGCCACTAGTAAGCAAAGTTTTAATTTAACTTATATGGAAACTAAAGAAACTGAGAAAGTTTTTTTTGATACAATGAAGACTGTATTTAAAATATTAGATGAAAATAATGAGATTCAAGAAAATGATTTCCCTTTAAAGATAAATCCTTTTAGATTTGAATTTAATGCAGTAAAAGCTAGAGATAGAGAGTGGCTGGAACTTAGATTTAAAAAGGATATAGGACTTGACGAAAGAGAAGCTAAAACTTTATATAAGAAAAAGTATAGTGAATTAGATAAAGAAAAAGATGCGGATAAAATAAAAAATGTAAATGATAGGGTCATGAAAATCAGTCCCAAAGAAACCTTTGAATATTTAGCGAAAGAATATGGAATAGATAAGCAAAATCTCTCTTTAGAAGAAGGACTTAGATACATGATAGTTAAGAATGCCGTTAAAATGCAGAATTTTTCTGGATACAAGCCTGTAACAATAGCTAAGAATATAAAGAGAGAAACTGCTTTTAAATTTTATGAGAGATTAAATGAATTGCCAGGAATTGATGTAGGAAATGAGCCTATAAGATACTATCCTCATGAGGAATTAGCTTCTTCTGTAATAGGATATATGTCTAAAATAAGTGCTATGGATGAGGATAGATATAAAGAAAAGGGTTATGATCCTAGCGTTGATTATATAGGTACTGCTGGAATAGAAAGTGTCTTTGAAAATAGACTTAGAGGGTCTAAAGGACAGAGAACTGTAAAAGTTAATAAATATGGCAGGATAGTTGAGGAGTTATTTAAAAAGAGTCCTTATCAAGGGGAAAATGTGAAACTTACTATAGACGCTAAAATACAGAATGTTGCTGAAAAGGCAATGGACGACACTTTGAAAGAACTAAGGAAAAATCCAAGACCAGATCCAACAGATTCAGATATATATACAGCCAATGCTACTAGGGGAGCAGCAGTAGCTGTAGATATTAAAACTGGGGAAATATTGGCATTAGTTAGTAGGCCAGGATTTGATCCAAATATATTTACTATTCCAGGAAAATTAAATGATGAAACTATGAAGAGATATTTTAACCCAGATTTGAGTGAATTTGGTAAAGACTATATAAAAAGAATGGGGTTAGCTTCCGGAGAAAGTAATATAGAGAAAAAGTTAAATGAATTGTTTCCTTTAGATAATACTATTAAGGATAATAAAACTATAAGGCAAGATAAGTATGATATAGTTCCTAAATCTTTTTATAACTATGCTACCTATGGATTAACTCCTCCAGGATCTACTTTTAAACCCCTTACTGCTATAGCTGGATTAGAAGATGGAGTTATTGATGTAAACACTACTGTCAATGACACAGGTACATTTGAAAAATATAATGGGAAATGGCATTGTTGGAAACTTAGTGGACACGGTGTTATAGGGGTAGTAGGAGCTTTAAAACAATCCTGTAACTATTTCTTTTATAATATAGGTTCTTTACTATATGAAAAGTATAAGGGGACATCATTAGAAAAAGCATTTAATACATTGCAAAAATATGCCCAAAAATATGGACTAGGAAATTATACAGGAATTGAAATACCTGAGAAAAAAGGGCAGGTATATAATTACAAAGACTCTATAGAAAATAAAACAATCATGCACTATTATAATGCTAGAGATAGACTAAAAGCTGGATATGAGGCTAATAGGAGAATAAAATTTACTCCAATAGATATAAATGTAAGGGAAGAAACTGAGGATGCCAATGTAACTCAAATTAAAAAGGATATAATGAAGACTATAAAAGATGCTGTAGGCTCTGATTACGATTTGAAAGCTAAGGCTCAAAATTCAGTAAAATATACAAAAGAATTGAATAATAACTTAAAGAGACTAGTGGATACTTATGATAAAAATACTAAGAGTAAATATACAAAGGAAGAAATAGAAAAGGCTGCAAGTGCCATTATAGATTATTGTATATGGGATGCAAATACTGAGATTTATACTCCAGGTAATATAATAAATGCTTCCATAGGTCAAGGTGATCATAACTTTACTCCTGTGCAGCTAGCAAGTTATGCAGCCACCATAGCTAATGGTGGTCATAGATATGAGCTACATTTGTTTAAGAATGCTTATGATGAAGAAGGAAATGTGATAGAAGAAAAGAAACCAAAAGTAGTTGACGAGATAAATCTAAAGCCTTCTACAGACCAAGCAGTAAAAGAAGGTATGAAGGCCGTTACTGGTGAAGGCGGAACGGCTACAAAGGCATTTGATGGATTTCCTATTAAGACTGCAGGTAAAACAGGAACAGCGACTTTTTCTGCTAAAGAAAAAGAATTTGGTAGGTCAGCCTTTGCGGTATATGTAGGATATGCACCAGCAGAAAATCCAGAGATAGCTGTTGCGGTAGTTGGATTTGACTCAGGCCATGGTGGTTATGTAGCACCTGTAGCTAGAGCCATATATGAACAGTATTTTTCTGAAAGATTGAAAAAAGAGTATCCATCATATGTTCCAAAACATAATTATCCTTTAAAGATTGATAAAAATGATGTAAATACATTGGAAAAAGATAACAAAAATGATAATTCTAATAGCAAAAATAAGGATAGTAAACAAGATGAAACTGTAAAAAAAGAAGGAAATTAG
- the minC gene encoding septum site-determining protein MinC has protein sequence MVRNSILVKGNKDGLNVIINMEAFKDFEDMIEFLIKKLSRGKKFYKGTTLRITTQLKYINERELRKLKDILFDEFLIKDCIFEDVNEKSDKVFSGIYEGRTKFIRRSIRSGQIINYPGNLVIIGDVNPGAEVSAGGNIIVLGVLKGCVHAGSNGNVNSVIAAFKLQPQIIQIANLITRAPEDEVKPQYPEVAKIKGESIVVEPYLPNKFI, from the coding sequence ATGGTGCGCAATAGTATATTGGTTAAGGGAAATAAAGATGGATTGAATGTAATTATCAATATGGAAGCATTTAAAGATTTTGAAGATATGATAGAATTCTTAATAAAAAAATTATCTAGAGGAAAAAAGTTTTATAAGGGTACTACACTTAGAATAACTACACAACTAAAATACATAAATGAAAGGGAGCTTAGAAAACTTAAGGACATATTATTTGATGAATTCTTAATAAAGGATTGTATATTTGAAGATGTAAATGAAAAGAGTGATAAAGTATTTTCAGGTATATATGAAGGACGTACCAAATTTATTAGGAGGTCTATAAGAAGTGGTCAAATAATTAATTACCCAGGAAATTTAGTTATAATAGGAGATGTTAATCCTGGAGCAGAAGTGTCTGCAGGAGGAAATATAATTGTTCTTGGGGTTTTAAAAGGATGTGTACATGCAGGGAGTAATGGAAATGTAAATTCTGTAATAGCTGCTTTTAAACTTCAACCCCAAATAATACAAATAGCAAATTTGATAACAAGAGCGCCAGAGGATGAGGTTAAGCCTCAATATCCAGAGGTAGCTAAGATAAAGGGAGAAAGTATAGTAGTAGAACCTTATTTGCCAAATAAATTTATTTAA
- the minD gene encoding septum site-determining protein MinD, producing MGEAIVITSGKGGVGKTTTTANIGTALAAMGKKVVLVDGDTGLRNLDVLMGLENRIVFTIVDIIEERCRLKQALIRDKRFEGLFLLPTAQTRDKSDIKAKDVLNLVTKLKEEFDYVIIDCPAGIEQGFENAIVGADRAIVVVNPEVTSVRDADRVIGKLDAKGVEDHQLIINRINYEMTKNGDMLDIDDILDSLAIKLIGVVPDDRNITISTNRGEPIVLDEKATAGRAFKNIAKRIMGEEIPFETLNVEKSGFLASLMKLFGRK from the coding sequence ATGGGAGAAGCGATAGTAATAACATCAGGTAAAGGTGGAGTAGGAAAGACAACAACTACTGCAAATATAGGCACTGCATTAGCTGCCATGGGCAAAAAAGTTGTTTTAGTGGATGGAGACACTGGTCTTAGAAATCTGGATGTGCTTATGGGACTTGAAAATAGAATAGTTTTTACCATAGTTGATATAATAGAAGAACGTTGTAGACTTAAACAAGCTTTAATAAGAGATAAGCGATTTGAAGGTTTATTTCTATTACCTACAGCTCAGACAAGGGATAAAAGTGATATAAAGGCTAAAGATGTGTTAAATTTAGTGACTAAATTAAAAGAGGAATTTGATTATGTAATAATAGACTGTCCAGCAGGTATTGAACAAGGATTCGAAAATGCCATAGTTGGAGCAGATAGAGCTATAGTAGTAGTTAATCCAGAAGTTACATCTGTAAGAGATGCGGATAGGGTTATCGGAAAGTTAGATGCAAAGGGTGTTGAAGATCATCAGCTTATTATAAATAGAATAAATTATGAAATGACCAAAAATGGAGATATGTTAGATATAGATGATATACTTGACAGTCTCGCAATAAAATTAATAGGCGTGGTACCTGATGATAGAAATATAACTATATCTACCAATAGAGGTGAACCCATAGTTTTAGATGAGAAGGCTACAGCTGGAAGGGCATTTAAAAATATAGCAAAAAGAATAATGGGAGAGGAAATACCTTTTGAAACTTTAAATGTTGAAAAGTCAGGTTTTTTAGCATCACTTATGAAGCTTTTTGGTAGAAAATAA
- the minE gene encoding cell division topological specificity factor MinE: MDFFKLFSNKQTSKDMAKERLKLILIHDRTDFSQEFLEDIKEALLNVISNYAEIDKEGLNVKLAKTDEGDGCKPALIASIPIKKMKNGY; encoded by the coding sequence ATGGATTTTTTTAAGTTATTTTCTAATAAGCAGACATCCAAGGATATGGCTAAAGAAAGATTAAAATTAATTTTAATACATGATAGAACTGACTTTTCACAAGAGTTTTTAGAAGACATTAAAGAAGCATTACTTAATGTTATATCTAATTATGCAGAAATTGATAAAGAAGGTTTAAATGTAAAATTAGCTAAAACAGATGAAGGCGATGGATGTAAACCTGCATTAATTGCAAGTATTCCTATTAAAAAAATGAAAAATGGATATTAA
- the rodA gene encoding rod shape-determining protein RodA → MLDKLKINKRLLREIDFSILIISIIIVVFGAINIFSATGGIKLFKLQLIWLLLGLIVVYIILIMDYNVIRNYSTLIYWAGVFLLILNDFVLGKISGGAKSWIGIGSRAIQPSEFAKLGLILMLAKKIDDMEGKINEPKNFFTLVFYALIPMVLIVIQPDMGMTMVCFFIVLGIFFISGLDLKVIFGGIASLIVFIAIVWNSGLIHPYQQKRLTSFLNPEKEALGANLQLTQSLIGIGSGGILGKGFRKGTQTALSFIPEAHTDFVFAVVGEEWGLVGAVALLILYGVLIYRFIKIARTSKDWFGSVICVGVISTFLFSLIQNIGMTIGIMPVTGITLPLMSYGGSSILSSFMAIGLVLNVCMRRKKINF, encoded by the coding sequence ATGTTAGATAAACTCAAGATAAACAAAAGACTTTTACGAGAAATTGATTTTTCCATATTAATAATTTCTATAATTATAGTGGTGTTTGGAGCTATAAATATTTTTAGTGCTACTGGTGGCATTAAATTATTTAAACTGCAGCTCATATGGCTTTTATTAGGTTTAATTGTAGTGTATATAATATTAATTATGGATTATAATGTAATTAGAAATTATTCCACTTTAATTTACTGGGCAGGGGTATTTTTGCTTATTTTGAACGACTTCGTTCTAGGTAAAATTAGTGGAGGAGCTAAATCCTGGATAGGTATAGGTAGTAGAGCCATACAGCCCTCGGAATTTGCTAAATTGGGACTAATACTTATGTTAGCAAAAAAGATAGATGATATGGAGGGTAAAATTAATGAGCCTAAGAATTTCTTTACATTAGTATTTTATGCATTAATTCCTATGGTACTTATAGTTATCCAGCCAGATATGGGAATGACTATGGTATGCTTCTTTATAGTTCTTGGAATATTTTTCATATCAGGTTTAGACCTTAAGGTTATATTTGGTGGCATAGCTAGTTTAATAGTATTTATAGCAATAGTGTGGAATTCAGGGCTTATTCATCCTTATCAACAGAAAAGATTGACTTCTTTTTTAAATCCTGAAAAAGAAGCATTGGGCGCTAATCTTCAACTGACACAATCCTTAATTGGTATAGGCTCTGGTGGTATACTTGGAAAAGGATTTAGAAAGGGAACTCAGACAGCTTTGAGTTTTATTCCAGAAGCTCACACGGATTTTGTGTTTGCAGTAGTAGGAGAAGAATGGGGATTAGTAGGAGCAGTAGCTTTACTTATACTATACGGTGTTTTGATATACAGATTTATAAAAATAGCTAGGACTTCTAAGGATTGGTTTGGTTCTGTAATATGTGTAGGAGTTATATCCACATTTTTGTTTTCATTGATTCAAAATATCGGTATGACTATAGGTATAATGCCTGTAACAGGTATAACACTACCTTTAATGAGTTATGGGGGAAGCTCCATACTGTCTAGTTTTATGGCTATAGGCTTAGTGCTTAATGTTTGTATGAGAAGGAAAAAAATAAATTTCTAA
- the mgsA gene encoding methylglyoxal synthase, with product MKIAFIAHDNKKDDIIDFVKRYKSIFMEHELYATGTTGRLLNEIVGLKVHRFLSGPLGGDQQIGAKVALGELDLIIFLRDPLTAQPHEPDVTALLRLCDVHHVPLATNVGTAEIFVKALKSHCNNN from the coding sequence ATGAAAATAGCTTTTATTGCCCATGATAATAAGAAAGATGATATTATTGATTTTGTAAAAAGGTACAAAAGTATTTTCATGGAGCATGAACTTTATGCTACAGGAACTACAGGAAGACTTTTGAATGAAATAGTTGGATTAAAAGTACATAGGTTTCTTTCAGGACCTTTAGGTGGGGATCAGCAAATTGGAGCTAAGGTTGCTTTAGGTGAACTGGATTTAATTATATTCTTGAGAGATCCGCTTACAGCTCAACCTCATGAACCTGATGTTACTGCACTTTTAAGATTATGCGATGTGCATCATGTTCCTTTAGCTACAAACGTTGGAACTGCAGAAATATTTGTGAAAGCATTAAAAAGCCACTGCAATAATAATTAA